The following DNA comes from Candidatus Poribacteria bacterium.
CGAAGGTACAAGAGGAAACCGCTGATCCGAAGTCTACGTTAAAGATGTTTTACTGTGACGCGGCGTGTGAATTTGCCTTTATTGAAGGTGCTATGGACCCCGTTGGAATCAAAAATTATGCAAGCGAACGGGTGTTGCAATCTGAGGCGACGAAACCTGTTCTAATAGGCTTTTCGCCAACTCGACATCGAACGCAACTACGCATCGCTATCACAGTAGAATCAACGAAAGCGATGCCTTATGGGATAGCAGTGTGGGGGGACCACAACGGTTTACGACTCACCGAGTCTAACGCCGATGATGTCAGATGGGTCGGAGAACATTTGCTTTTTATACGTCTTACATTGCAACCCGGAAAAAACGAATTTAGCGTTAAATTGACAATCTAATCATTTACCGATCACCTCCGCTGGCGGGGTTTCATGAGGATTAAAAAATTAATTCGGTAATTTATTGGTGAAGTCCGGTGCGATTGCAAACCGCACCTACCGGGCCTAGGGGCGAATTAGAATTACCGATTTAAATAATTAAACTTCATCTAACCCCGCCAATCTTTTGGTGTATAGGTGATTGTAGATTAACAATAAACGCGGACGGACTAAAAGGAAATTCTTGGAATCTATTCGTTCACCGTGATGGTGTTCAAATTCATTGAAAACCAATCGTTAGAAATCGAAAAGGAAAGAAACAATGGAAAAAGTATTAGGGCTCAAATGCCGCGAATGTGGTGAGCAATATCCCAAAGAGCCGCTTCACGTTTGCGAATTCTGTTTTGGGCCTCTGGAAGTAGACTATGACTATGAAGTGATACAAAAATCTATCTCAAGGCGTTCAATAGAGAGCGGTCCCGAAAGTATGTGGCGATATGCAGATCTGCTGCCGATAGACGGTGAACCGACGGATGGTGAGCACACTGGGTTCACACCCCTCGTTCGCGCCAAAAATCTCGCAGACGTGCTCGGGGTCAAGGAGATCTATATCAAAGACGACACCGTCTGCCATCCGACGTTTTCCTTCAAAGATCGGGTTGTCGCAGTCGCTTTGAGCAAAGCGAAAGAATTCGACTTTGATACTGTCTCTTGTGCATCTACTGGCAATCTCGCCAACGCTGTTGCCGCACACGCCGCCATCGCGAAACTGAACTGCTTTCTCTTTATCCCAGCGGATCTTGAGGTCGGCAAAGTCGTTGCATCCCTCGTTTACGGTCCCACAGTCGTAGGCATCACTGGCACTTACGACGATGTCAACCGGCTTTGTAGTGAAATTGGTGGGGTTTATCCGTGGGCATTTGTGAACATCAACATCCGACCTTTCTATGCTGAAGGCTCGAAAACCCTCTGCTTTGAACTGCTCGAACAACTCGGTTGGAAGGCACCCGCACATATCGTCGCACCTGCCGCCGGTGGTTCTCTCATCACAAAGATTGGCAAGGCATTAAAAGAATTCCACACTTTGGATTTAATAGACACACCGAACACTAAAATCCACGTCGCCCAAGCGGAAGGTTGTGGTCCCATTGTCAACACATACAAAGAAAACGGCGACTTTGTAAAGCCTGTCAGACCGAACACAATCGCTAAATCCCTTGCTATTGGAAATCCGGCAGATGGTATCTATGCTGTTGATACAGTCCGAAACTCCGGTGGCGTCGGCGAACACGCCACTGATGGTGAGATCGTGGAGGCGATAAAACTGCTCGCTTCTACAGAAGGTATCTTCACCGAAACTGCTGGCGGTGTTACGCTCGCCGCTGCACAAAAATTGATAGAGAGCGGCGACATTGGGCGGGATGAGTCGATAGTTCTCGCTATCACCGGTAACGGA
Coding sequences within:
- the thrC gene encoding threonine synthase — protein: MEKVLGLKCRECGEQYPKEPLHVCEFCFGPLEVDYDYEVIQKSISRRSIESGPESMWRYADLLPIDGEPTDGEHTGFTPLVRAKNLADVLGVKEIYIKDDTVCHPTFSFKDRVVAVALSKAKEFDFDTVSCASTGNLANAVAAHAAIAKLNCFLFIPADLEVGKVVASLVYGPTVVGITGTYDDVNRLCSEIGGVYPWAFVNINIRPFYAEGSKTLCFELLEQLGWKAPAHIVAPAAGGSLITKIGKALKEFHTLDLIDTPNTKIHVAQAEGCGPIVNTYKENGDFVKPVRPNTIAKSLAIGNPADGIYAVDTVRNSGGVGEHATDGEIVEAIKLLASTEGIFTETAGGVTLAAAQKLIESGDIGRDESIVLAITGNGLKTVEALQDKTDKPYTIPPQLNAFRKLMTEIG